The genomic region TATTTACTGCCATCCGCACAGACAAAAGATAAATCCGCAGTTTCTCCGGGACAGATGAAGAAACTCACCGCAGAATTAAAAGAAGAATTCGATTACATACTTCTGGATTGTCCTGCAGGAATTGAGCAGGGCTTCCAAAATGCAATTGCCGGTGCTGACCGTGCACTTGTAGTTACAACTCCGGAAGTATCATCCATCCGTGATGCCGACCGTATCATCGGACTTCTGGAACAGAACCAGATCCATACAATCGATCTTATCATTAATCGTATCCGGATGGATATGGTGAAAAGAGGAGATATGATGTCGGTTGACGATGTCACAGAGATTCTTGCCGTTCCGCTGATTGGGATCCTTCCTGATGACGAACAGGTTGTAATAGGAACGAACCAGGGGGAACCGGTAATCGGATTGGATTCAAAAGCCGGAAAGGGATATCTTAACATTTGCAAACGAATCACGGGCACGGAAGTCTCTTTTATGAATCTTGACACAGGCAAAGGGTTATTTTCCAGAATTTCCCATGCTTTCAGGAAGAATTAGGAGGATTTATTATGCTGAAAAACTCTTCCGTATCCATTGCAAAGAATCGTCTGCGCACGTTGGTCATATCAGATCGTGTACAATGTACTCCTTCGGCTTATGAACATATTTGCAAAGATTTATACGAAACACTTTCCAAATATATGGAACTTACAGAAGATGATTTTCAGGTAGAGATTAACCGTTCACAGATAGTGATAAAAATAGCAGGAGAAGAAACGTGAGATCACATAGATTTACTAAACCATACAATTTAAAAAATTACAAATTTGGAATCGTAACACTTGTCGGGATTTTGTCTGTTCTGGGTATTTTAGTTGTCGGCAGTGCAAAGGAATCACTTCAGAGCAAACAGATTCTTGGTGTTATCATAGGCTTTACTGCAATGATTGTTGTTTCCTTAATTGATTACATGTGGATTATGAATTTTTACTGGGTTTTGTATGCATTGTCTATCATTATGCTTGCAGCTGTAAAATTATTCGGAGAAAATGTAAATGGGGCAACCCGTTGGATTAAAGTAGGATTTATTCAGTTCCAGCCATCTGAACTGGCAAAAATATTGCTTATTATTTTCTTTGCCAAATTCCTGATGGAACATGAAGAGGATATTAATGATAAATTTACATTAATTAAATATGCCGTTCTGGCAGGAATTCCTCTTGCTTTAATTTTAATTGAGCCAAACTTATCTACTACGATATGTCCGGCACTTATGATCTGCCTTATGATCTATATTGCCGGACTCAGTTATAAGTTTATCGGTACGGTATTGATTATACTAGTCCCGATCGCAGTAATATTTTTGAGTATTGTTGTTCAGCCGAATCAGAAAATCCTCAAAGATTATCAGCAGAAACGTATCCTTGCTTTCATTGAACCAGAAAAATATGAAAGTGATGAAGCATATCAGCAGAAAAATTCTGTAATGGCTATAGGATCCGGACAGTTAACAGGAAAAGGACTGGATAACAATACAACTACTTCCGTAAAAAACGGTAATTTCATTCTGGAACCTCAGACAGACTTTATTTTCGCGATCATCGGAGAAGAATTAGGTTTTGTCGGAGGGTGTATAATTATTGCGTTATTACTATTGATTGTGATACAATGTATCTTAGTTGGGATACGATCGCAAGACCTTGCAGGAAGAATCATATGCTGCGGTGTTGGCGGCCTGATCGGCATACAAAGTTTTATCAACATTGGTGTTGCCACCAAAATTTTGCCAAATACCGGAGTTCCATTACCTTTTGTAAGTTATGGTCTGACTTCTCTTGTAAGTTTATATATTGGAATTGGATTAGTCTTGAACGTAGGATTACAACCGAAAAAATACCAGTAAGGAGTGAATGATATGAATATAGGTCTGATAGCACATGATTCAAAAAAAGCATTGATGCAAAATTTCTGTATCGCTTATAGAGGGATTTTAAGCAAACACAGTCTTTATGCTACAGGAACGACCGGAAGATTAATTGAAGAAGTTACGAACCTGAAAGTTCATAAATATCTTGCCGGTCCTTTAGGTGGCAAACAGCAGCTGGGAGCTCAGATTGCGCAAAATGACATTGATGCGCTTATCTTTTTGAGAGAACCCTCTAATCCAAAGCCACATGATCCAGATTTAAATGACGTGATTCGGATGTGTGATACTTATAATATCCCGTTAGCTACGAACCTTGCAACAGCAGAGATTATTATTTTGGCAATTGACAGAGGAGATTTGGACTGGCGTGAAATGTATCGGTAAATATTCAAAATTAATTTCTGTACTGTTATTAACGGTTGTCATGGCAACCGGATGTGGAATTACAGATCTGCTTGGAACGAAGAATGTAGTCTCTGAATACGAGGCAGAAAATTATAACAAAGACCTTTACACCGGAAAATTATTTGCTTCAGATTTATGTGTAGCTTCCGGTGATATCAGTCTCAGTGGCATATCTTCGGATGAGACTAATACATTACATTCTGCTGCGCTGTTTGATGTGGACAGAAAGAAAGTAGATTTTTCTTATCAAATGTTTGACAAAATATATCCTGCAAGTACAACAAAGATCATGACGGCACTTGTAGCCTTAGAAAATGCGGATCTTTCCGATGTTGTAACCGTTTCCCAGAATGCGGATATGAACAGTTTTGCTGCGGATGAAGCAACTTGTGGAATAAAAGCTGGAGATAAAATTACTTTATCCGATTTATTATATGGTCTGTTATTACATTCAGGTAATGATAATGCTACTGCTATAGCAGAATATGTAGGCGGAAGTATGGATGGATTTGCTGAAATGATGAATAAAGAAGCAGCTAAATTAATGGCAACCGGCACACAATATGCTCGAAGCATCGAAGGTTCCTGATATCGTAGAAATTGCGATTTCCACACGTCCGGACTGCATCCGTGAAGATTATCTTGATGTTTTAAATAGGATTCGCGAAACAACGGGAATTCAGATTGCAATAGAACTTGGACTTCAGACAGTAAATTATCATACTCTGAAAAGAATATCGCGCGGTCATACTCTTGCAGAATATATTGACGCCGTTCTTCGTATCAGCAGATATGGTTATGATATCTGTACTCATGTGATTTTAAATCTGCCAGGAGATGAGATGGATGATTCGATTGAAACCGCCAAGATATTATCGGCTCTTCCCGTTCAGATTGTAAAAGCACATTCTCTCTATATAGCCAAAGACACACGGTTGTGCGATGACTATGAAAATGGTACAATATCTCTATGCGAAAAAGAAGAATATCTGAACAGACTGATTGCTTTTCTTGAACATCTAAATCCGGATATTGCCGTAGAGCGTCTGTTTAGCCGTATTCCTGAAAAAGATGCCGTATTCTGCAACTGGAACACAAGTTGGTGGAAATTACGTGATGAACTTCTTTTAAGAATGGAAGAGCAGAATAGTTTTCAAGGAAAAAAACTGAACTATCTGGATGGAGCGGCATTGCGTTTATTGGACAACAAAGAATAGGAGGCCCGTATTTTGGCTGCAAATATTACTTCTTCAAATATAAAAGTTTATCAAAAGAAAAAACATTTAAAT from Dorea longicatena harbors:
- the minD gene encoding septum site-determining protein MinD, coding for MGEVIVITSGKGGVGKTTTTANIGAGLSKLGKKVVIIDTDLGLRNLDVVMGMENLVVYNLVDVVEGSCRLKQALIRDSRYENLYLLPSAQTKDKSAVSPGQMKKLTAELKEEFDYILLDCPAGIEQGFQNAIAGADRALVVTTPEVSSIRDADRIIGLLEQNQIHTIDLIINRIRMDMVKRGDMMSVDDVTEILAVPLIGILPDDEQVVIGTNQGEPVIGLDSKAGKGYLNICKRITGTEVSFMNLDTGKGLFSRISHAFRKN
- a CDS encoding cell division topological specificity factor MinE, with protein sequence MLKNSSVSIAKNRLRTLVISDRVQCTPSAYEHICKDLYETLSKYMELTEDDFQVEINRSQIVIKIAGEET
- a CDS encoding FtsW/RodA/SpoVE family cell cycle protein, translating into MRSHRFTKPYNLKNYKFGIVTLVGILSVLGILVVGSAKESLQSKQILGVIIGFTAMIVVSLIDYMWIMNFYWVLYALSIIMLAAVKLFGENVNGATRWIKVGFIQFQPSELAKILLIIFFAKFLMEHEEDINDKFTLIKYAVLAGIPLALILIEPNLSTTICPALMICLMIYIAGLSYKFIGTVLIILVPIAVIFLSIVVQPNQKILKDYQQKRILAFIEPEKYESDEAYQQKNSVMAIGSGQLTGKGLDNNTTTSVKNGNFILEPQTDFIFAIIGEELGFVGGCIIIALLLLIVIQCILVGIRSQDLAGRIICCGVGGLIGIQSFINIGVATKILPNTGVPLPFVSYGLTSLVSLYIGIGLVLNVGLQPKKYQ
- the mgsA gene encoding methylglyoxal synthase is translated as MNIGLIAHDSKKALMQNFCIAYRGILSKHSLYATGTTGRLIEEVTNLKVHKYLAGPLGGKQQLGAQIAQNDIDALIFLREPSNPKPHDPDLNDVIRMCDTYNIPLATNLATAEIIILAIDRGDLDWREMYR